Proteins encoded by one window of Candidatus Nomurabacteria bacterium:
- the gatC gene encoding Asp-tRNA(Asn)/Glu-tRNA(Gln) amidotransferase subunit GatC, which yields MQLRDIDKLAELARMEIPQAEKEKVLQDLSGILSYIEQIKEIAVADIMTDYPLRNVFREDEKVNQPEACTETLLREMPDTQDGFLKVQKIL from the coding sequence ATGCAATTACGCGATATCGATAAATTAGCAGAATTGGCACGGATGGAAATCCCACAGGCAGAAAAAGAGAAAGTCCTACAGGATTTGTCTGGGATTTTGTCGTATATTGAACAAATTAAGGAAATTGCCGTCGCGGATATTATGACAGACTACCCGTTGCGTAACGTTTTCCGAGAAGATGAGAAAGTGAATCAACCTGAGGCTTGTACAGAAACATTACTAAGAGAAATGCCTGATACACAGGATGGATTTTTAAAAGTGCAGAAAATACTTTGA
- the gatA gene encoding Asp-tRNA(Asn)/Glu-tRNA(Gln) amidotransferase subunit GatA — translation MIPIHDLTIEKAHEHLTNGDFSVWELCQAYLENITARNTELNIYLEVFDDIQTQAQAAQERFINGTATLLTGIPFAMKDNMLIKGKRVTAGSKILANYKATYDGTVSKLLKDAGVIFLGRANMDEFAQGSSTENSAFGVTKNPLDSSRVPGGSSGGSAAAVAANMALVSLGSDTGGSIRQPAAFCGLVGLKPTYDTVSRYGLIALASSLDQIGPMTKSVRDAEIIFDTLNKYDPLDATSMPTAMRHMKHDSSNKKIGVPRAFLTGEGIDKGVLENFNTSLERMKVLGYEIIDIDLPLMPYSLAVYYVLQPAEASSNLSRFDGVKYGLKDKGADLLATYMQTRGSGFGMETRRRILLGTYVLSHGYYDAYYRKAVNVRDQITAELDRAFETVAIIATPTTPTPAFKIGEKTTDPVQMYLSDIFTVPANIAGNPAISVPSGESNQGLPYGIQFMAPHFGEKVLFAIGKEFEKSVQ, via the coding sequence ATGATACCAATACATGATCTTACAATTGAAAAAGCACATGAGCACCTTACTAATGGTGATTTCAGTGTTTGGGAATTATGCCAAGCATATCTAGAAAATATTACAGCAAGGAATACTGAACTTAATATTTATCTGGAAGTGTTTGATGATATACAAACACAAGCGCAAGCTGCTCAGGAGCGTTTTATAAATGGTACTGCGACACTTTTGACAGGCATTCCATTTGCTATGAAAGATAATATGTTGATAAAAGGCAAACGAGTGACAGCAGGATCAAAAATATTAGCTAATTACAAAGCGACATATGATGGCACGGTGTCAAAACTTCTCAAGGATGCTGGTGTGATTTTCCTTGGTCGAGCCAATATGGATGAATTTGCTCAAGGAAGTTCAACTGAAAATTCAGCATTTGGTGTAACAAAAAATCCTCTCGATAGTAGTCGTGTACCAGGAGGTTCTTCAGGAGGATCGGCTGCTGCTGTTGCTGCAAATATGGCATTAGTGTCACTCGGATCTGATACGGGGGGATCGATTCGTCAGCCAGCTGCATTTTGTGGGCTCGTTGGACTCAAGCCGACATACGATACTGTTTCTCGTTACGGACTTATTGCACTTGCGTCGTCACTTGATCAGATTGGACCAATGACAAAATCTGTACGTGATGCAGAAATTATTTTTGATACGTTAAATAAGTATGATCCACTGGATGCAACATCAATGCCGACTGCCATGCGTCACATGAAGCATGATAGTTCAAATAAAAAGATCGGTGTACCAAGAGCATTTCTTACGGGTGAGGGAATCGACAAGGGAGTGCTTGAGAATTTCAACACAAGTTTGGAACGAATGAAAGTATTAGGGTATGAAATTATTGATATTGATTTGCCACTTATGCCGTATTCACTGGCTGTCTATTATGTGTTGCAGCCAGCAGAAGCTTCTTCGAACTTATCGCGCTTTGATGGGGTGAAATATGGGTTGAAAGATAAAGGTGCTGATCTGCTTGCAACATATATGCAAACGAGAGGTAGTGGTTTTGGAATGGAGACACGGCGAAGGATATTATTGGGTACCTACGTACTATCTCATGGTTATTATGATGCGTACTACAGGAAAGCAGTCAATGTCCGTGATCAGATTACAGCTGAACTTGATCGAGCATTTGAAACGGTTGCTATAATTGCCACACCAACGACACCAACGCCAGCATTTAAGATTGGAGAAAAGACTACTGATCCGGTCCAAATGTATTTGTCAGATATTTTTACTGTACCAGCAAACATTGCTGGTAATCCAGCGATCTCAGTTCCTTCAGGGGAAAGCAATCAGGGATTGCCGTATGGCATACAATTTATGGCACCACATTTTGGTGAGAAAGTACTTTTTGCTATTGGTAAGGAATTTGAAAAAAGCGTACAATAG